The following proteins come from a genomic window of Edaphobacter sp. 4G125:
- a CDS encoding DUF1349 domain-containing protein: MALELNGQTIQLTWEHEPAQWSESSGVLTVTVPAGTDYWRVTHSGAIRDNGPFRYVEQIGDFEAKVRIAGTYRELYHHAGLMIRIDEKNWIKTGIEFANGQQNVSAVVTREASDWSVIPQVNRPGSIWLRLQRHKDTVQIDYSLDDATWTMVRQAYFPPEVPVRIGMMAAAPGKEDFSVTFDHFSVGPFRSLGDGE; encoded by the coding sequence TTGGCTCTCGAACTAAACGGGCAGACTATTCAACTTACCTGGGAACATGAGCCTGCTCAATGGAGCGAGTCGTCCGGTGTATTGACCGTGACGGTCCCCGCGGGCACAGACTATTGGAGAGTGACGCACAGTGGGGCGATTCGGGACAATGGGCCGTTTCGATATGTGGAACAGATCGGCGATTTTGAGGCGAAAGTCCGCATTGCAGGAACCTACCGCGAGCTCTACCATCATGCCGGCCTGATGATCCGGATCGATGAGAAGAACTGGATCAAGACAGGGATTGAGTTTGCGAACGGGCAGCAGAATGTCAGTGCGGTGGTGACGCGGGAAGCCTCGGATTGGTCGGTGATCCCGCAAGTGAATCGCCCGGGGTCGATCTGGCTGCGTCTTCAACGACATAAGGACACGGTGCAGATCGATTACTCGTTGGACGACGCAACGTGGACGATGGTGCGTCAGGCGTATTTTCCTCCGGAGGTTCCGGTCAGGATCGGCATGATGGCGGCAGCGCCGGGTAAGGAGGATTTTTCGGTAACGTTCGACCATTTCAGCGTTGGTCCGTTCCGTTCGCTGGGTGATGGAGAGTAG
- the yajC gene encoding preprotein translocase subunit YajC, whose product MVAMWLQSATSGLGSLGGLALPILFFIVLYFLMIVPNQRKQKKWQEMLGKIKSGDRVTTNGGIRGTVLSVKDDSVILRVQPDGVKLEFVKSAIAAVTTDESAA is encoded by the coding sequence ATGGTTGCAATGTGGTTGCAGAGCGCGACGAGCGGTCTGGGAAGTCTTGGCGGTCTAGCTCTGCCGATTCTGTTCTTTATCGTGCTGTATTTTTTGATGATCGTCCCAAACCAGCGGAAGCAAAAAAAATGGCAGGAGATGCTGGGAAAGATCAAGTCCGGAGACCGCGTGACCACGAATGGCGGAATCCGCGGCACGGTGCTGTCGGTTAAGGACGATTCGGTTATTCTTCGGGTGCAGCCTGATGGCGTGAAGCTGGAGTTTGTAAAGAGCGCGATCGCTGCCGTGACGACAGACGAATCGGCAGCTTAA